One Coffea eugenioides isolate CCC68of chromosome 2, Ceug_1.0, whole genome shotgun sequence genomic window, TTGCTCTTCCTCTAAGTCCACGCTCACACATCTTTTCCTGTGAAAGTCGTCTCTTTCCATCCAACTACTACTAATCAAGAAAGTGGGATAGACAGATTTCAACGAACTCTTGCTTCTTCTTGAATctcaggttttttttttcccttcttctttttggtGGGGTATTATTTTTTCCTCTTAATCATGTGATGAGCAATAAATATGGTGGATAATCCGATTAGAGGATTTGGTGTTATATTTGTGTAAGTGAACCTTCTCTTTCTCCATTGTCACTTCCTCTTCCTGTTACTTACAAAGATTCTCGAAACTGGCAGTACTAAAACTCTTCAATAAATACCAGTAGCATAACAAAAGCCAGTTAAAATTTTTGTCCAAGTAGCCTGCAGCCTTAGACTTTTGGTTTCTTCTCCTTGGTGGTTTATGTTTCGAAACCTAAATAATCCTCCAATAAGGGAGAAGAATGAATTCCATAAATGGACTTCAGCAACTTAATTTATTGGTCGGAAGCTATAGATTTTTATTGGTCAGATTCATGCTTCAACAACCTAGCTTGTGCTTTTTGAAGTTTAATGGTCAACAAACAAGCATGGAGATTTATCCATCAGATCAAGCAGTCCAACTAAAACATGGGTACGAATTGCATGAAAACGTGATAGACTTGGGATTTATACTCAAACCAAACGAGATTAATAATATTAAGCCCATTAATTAAGACTTTGATCAACGAGATTAAACAACTCAAGATGATGACTATTAACTACATTTGGACTCAAACCAAATGATAGCGCGCAATTAATTAACAACTCAAGATGATGGACTTGGATTCATACTCAAACCAAATTCTCATCAAACGTTAGAAGCTTAATTATATTGATCAATTCCAATGTCAGTTTGCATTTTTCAGGTTCCATCCGTCAAAAATTCATAAAGGAATAATGCAGTAATTaagaatttaatttaaaaaacttTATCATGCATACTTCGAACAATTGCTTAAGCTCCCATAATAAGCTCCGAGCCTGAAGAAATCAATGCATCTCGATCAGGTTACATGCACAGCCATCTCAGAATACCGATAATCTTGTTTAGTTCATGTCTTCTCAACATTGGAGGAGGCAGCTAAGTTAATTAAACAAATGAAATCTTATAATCATAAAGCGTGGAATGGTGTGTGAGGGTATCCCAGTTGACAATTTCATGATCTGATCCCAAGGCCCTTAATTTTTATCCAGCTGTGGGATTTCGTACAGGGCTCGAATTCCCTAATTAAATGGATGAATGACGTCAGAACTTTCCTCCCTGATTTCCCTTTTAGCCTAACAAGATTTGAATCCTTGATCCATCTGCATTAGAGAAATACCAGTATTCAGTATATAAATTATGTGCTGGCGGCAGACTTTGTGTATGTATTGGATTATTTGCAAATTGCTTCAAATCATTACCAAAAgaacaagggaaaaaaaaaaatcttcactTACATATCCATAAGACTAGAAAAAATTTTCCGTGTAAATTGTATCTCTGTTTATTTGTTGTATTAGAAAATTGCCAACATAATATTTGTTCCTTGTAGACAGAGGTAAATCCACGGTGTGCTGTGTGGACTATTGTTGCCAGAGCAGAAGGGGCAAAGACTGAGTCTAGTGTTTAATTCTTGCACATATTTAATAAATAGTACAACGAGAAAGTGGAAACTCCGTTACAactatttcttttgcattcacgaCTAATCAAAGACAATTGATATGAAAAGATGCATCCCTAATTctaacaaaacatgaaagttacaACTTTCTATTTACAATAGatttgtattatatatatatatagagagagagagagagactacACTATCTTGGTCTATAAttcaacaaataaaaatagggCTGAAAATAAGTTTCAACCAATTCTACAGAGGTATGTTTAGcattaatttgaaaattaaaagaaatgtttGAACTTGACTTGTATTTGAAAGTTTTTTGAAAGAAACTAATCGAGTTTGGTATGAAATTTCAGATGTATATTAATGGAGAACTTGGTTTGGCTTATCAAAGCACCGAGTTCAAACATATACAATCaattatgatgaattaggaATGTGATTAAAATCAATTATGCCTATTCAAGATACAAGAATATTACTATATGTTTGTTATTTTGAGTTAAAGAAGGGAACTATAGGtatatttttatgaaatttatttgtcTTATATATTCTAGAACATGTCGAGTTGAATATTGTGAAAATTGTTAttgatttgttaatattttTAAGTTTGAAATCATGTTTAGGCTTGAATTGATGTCTAAACAAACAAACTTCAACGAATTTGGGTCAAATCGATTACCAAACTGCTTATAGCTAGGATAAACCCCATGTAGCAATATGGTAGTAGTTCTTGTTAGGGGCACTTTAGTGATTATACAATCTAGGTAAATATTATGCCGCTTGTATGGGTTATTATTATTCTTGTACTTGCTTATGAAAATATTTATGGTGTGATCAAAGATCCAGTTAAAAAGTCAAAACTAAGATGCGTCCTTGTATGTCTAATTCTAATTATACGTCTTAGAGACGAGGGAATTGACTTCGGTGCCTCAAAAGAAGCAcagagaaaattaaagaaagacAAATAATTAAAGCAACAAAGAAAGGGATAGGCTAGCTAGCTGCTGCAAGGAAGTTTATACTACTTCTCATTTGTTTTCTATGGGACCAGAAGAAACTGGAATGGAAATTGATCTATCACTCAAATTAGATGCTCAACATGAAGAGAGAACAACAGAAGATCAAGATGACCATCATCGCCAAGAAGTAGGAAAATTTCCAGccgaaggaaaaagagaaacagAAGTTGAAGGAGAAGCCGTTGATCAAGAAGGTCATACACCTGTGGATAATTCCGTATGTGATGAAACTATGAAGACAGAAGAGGTATATCTCGTGTTCTTTGAAACCCCGACCGCCATCTTTATTTCTAACTCTCATGCATGTGAATTCACTGTAGAACTGCGTGTCAGAGTTCATGTGAATCCCCGTAACCCCACATCCTCaatctaaaagaaattaaagattaTACATGTATCAGTCTTGATCCAATCCAATAATTAACAATCTGAACTACTATAGATGTTTGAAACTTTGTACTGTTAGATATCAGTATTACAGCAGGAGATGGACCGCATGAAAGAGGAAAATAAGGTGTTGAGAAAGGCAGTAGAGCAAACTATGAAAGATTACTATGATCTACAAATGAAATTTTCTGTTGTCCAACAAAATATTCAAACCAAGGTAACATCTCCAGTGGAGTACTATTAAGCATCTAGATAGCCGAGGAATTTTGTTTGAATATTTTGATGGAATTCCTTTGATTGTTATAGGATCCAAGAACTTTTCTTTCGCTTACGGGTAATAATAACAGCCCCAGTCATGAAGAGcaaaacaaaggaagtccaagatTTTTAGAAATGAATCATCAAACACCACCATCTACAGCTCAAGAAGATGATGCTAAACAACGTCATGAATTAGGGCTGTCGTTGACGCTGCAAAGCAGTAGTACAAGCCAAGAGAAAGAAGACGAATACATGGGAAATATTGAGAAAAAGGAAGATACCCCAAAAGCATTAATTACACCAATGCAAAATAAGCTACAAAGGAGCAGCAGTTTAGGAGGAGGAATCTCCAACCACCTTTCTTCCCCTCCCAACAGAAAAGCTAGGGTTTCTGTCAGGGCCAGATGTGAAGCTGCCACAGTAAGTTTTGATAATTATTTAGCAGTGCTACATATGTTGCTTAGATTTTGATCAAATCTTTTCATGACCTCATTGAGTTCAGAAATGGGAAATGATAaatgttttctttcatttcataGATGAACGATGGATGCCAATGGCGAAAATACGGCCAAAAAATTGCGAAAGGAAATCCTTGCCCGCGAGCCTACTATCGTTGCACTGTAGCACCAGGATGCCCAGTAAGAAAACAGGTAAATATGTTTAGAAGAAGTTgattttgaatcttgaattcttTTAGTCCTCATGTACAGTGTATTGTgtttgtttgtgtgtg contains:
- the LOC113759277 gene encoding probable WRKY transcription factor 9: MGPEETGMEIDLSLKLDAQHEERTTEDQDDHHRQEVGKFPAEGKRETEVEGEAVDQEGHTPVDNSVCDETMKTEEISVLQQEMDRMKEENKVLRKAVEQTMKDYYDLQMKFSVVQQNIQTKDPRTFLSLTGNNNSPSHEEQNKGSPRFLEMNHQTPPSTAQEDDAKQRHELGLSLTLQSSSTSQEKEDEYMGNIEKKEDTPKALITPMQNKLQRSSSLGGGISNHLSSPPNRKARVSVRARCEAATMNDGCQWRKYGQKIAKGNPCPRAYYRCTVAPGCPVRKQVQRCLEDMSILITTYEGTHNHPLPVGATAMASTASAAASFMLLDSSNPLSSDGIMSNFNRSAPFPYQSPQFINPSLSYASNLINIHPNDPSKGIVLDLTHNVNADARQFPIASSSSQQPSHSWMPKPLPGNYIGNNATNIVSDLFPRQLVEGGIGPKGEGNKLLAENVSAIASDPKFRVAVAAAISSLINKETQTTTTSHPPMATSLIPTRDGEGGGTSSNSKNWILESLSTGGKPIQNSP